The proteins below come from a single Mycolicibacterium sp. TY81 genomic window:
- a CDS encoding acyl-CoA dehydrogenase family protein yields the protein MAGPTGSPVAEVSDQDFRDILDATRQFVRTAVVPRELEIMTENRVPDDIRDQAKNMGLFGYAIPQEWGGLGLDLVQDVEMAMELGYTTLAVRSMFGTNNGIAGQVLVGFGTDTQKQRWLEPIASGDCVASFALTESGAGSNPAGLRTKAVADGDDWIITGHKRFITNAPTANLFVVFARTRPADADGPGIAVFLVPADAPGVVVGPKDAKMGQEGAWTSDVTFDDVRVGPDALIGGNEDIGYRAALTSLARGRVHIAAVAVGAAQRALDESVAYAATATQGGTAIGEFQLVQAMLADMQTGVMAGRALVRDAAQMWVSGTDRRIAPSAAKLFCTEMVGKVADLAVQVHGGSGYMRDVPVERIYRDVRLLRLYEGTSEIQRLIIGGGLVKAAQRSAAGR from the coding sequence ATGGCCGGACCCACCGGTTCCCCCGTCGCAGAAGTCAGCGATCAGGATTTCCGCGACATTCTCGACGCGACCCGCCAGTTCGTCCGTACCGCGGTGGTGCCGCGGGAGCTGGAGATCATGACCGAGAACCGGGTGCCCGACGACATCCGGGATCAGGCCAAGAACATGGGCCTGTTCGGCTATGCCATCCCCCAGGAATGGGGCGGCCTCGGGCTCGATCTCGTCCAGGACGTCGAGATGGCGATGGAGTTGGGCTACACCACGCTGGCCGTCCGCTCGATGTTCGGCACCAACAACGGCATCGCCGGTCAGGTGCTGGTCGGCTTCGGCACCGACACCCAGAAGCAGCGCTGGCTGGAACCGATCGCCAGTGGCGACTGCGTGGCATCGTTCGCGTTGACCGAGTCCGGCGCCGGTTCCAACCCGGCGGGCCTGCGCACCAAGGCCGTGGCCGACGGGGACGACTGGATCATCACCGGCCACAAGCGATTCATCACCAACGCGCCCACCGCGAATCTGTTCGTGGTGTTCGCCCGGACCCGGCCGGCCGACGCCGACGGACCCGGCATCGCGGTGTTCCTGGTCCCCGCCGACGCTCCCGGCGTCGTGGTCGGACCGAAAGACGCGAAGATGGGCCAGGAAGGGGCCTGGACCTCCGACGTCACGTTCGACGATGTGCGGGTCGGTCCGGATGCCCTCATCGGCGGCAATGAGGACATCGGCTACCGCGCCGCGCTGACGTCACTGGCCCGGGGACGGGTGCACATCGCCGCAGTGGCGGTGGGCGCGGCGCAACGCGCGCTCGACGAGTCGGTCGCATACGCCGCGACCGCCACCCAGGGCGGCACCGCAATCGGCGAATTCCAGCTGGTCCAGGCGATGTTGGCGGACATGCAGACCGGCGTCATGGCCGGTCGCGCCCTGGTCCGTGATGCCGCGCAAATGTGGGTCAGCGGCACGGACCGACGCATCGCGCCGTCCGCCGCGAAGCTCTTCTGCACCGAGATGGTCGGCAAGGTCGCCGACCTGGCCGTGCAGGTGCACGGCGGTAGCGGGTACATGCGCGACGTGCCCGTCGAACGGATCTACCGCGACGTGCGTCTGCTGCGGCTGTACGAGGGCACCAGCGAGATTCAGCGTTTGATCATCGGTGGCGGCCTGGTGAAGGCGGCACAGCGCTCGGCTGCGGGCCGCTGA
- a CDS encoding MaoC family dehydratase — MKVFDNLSEFVAAAGSQLGPTEWMEITQERVNLFADATDDHQWIHVDPERAAAGPFGGAIAHGLLTLSLLPHFMHQLYRVDNVALAVNYGYNKVRFITPVKVGANVRAGAVISKVDELDGAVQATVTVTVEIEGSDKPAAVVESIVRIIG; from the coding sequence GTGAAGGTCTTCGACAATCTGTCCGAGTTCGTCGCAGCAGCAGGTAGTCAGCTTGGGCCGACGGAGTGGATGGAAATCACCCAGGAGCGGGTGAATCTGTTCGCCGACGCCACCGACGACCATCAGTGGATTCACGTCGATCCTGAGCGCGCCGCCGCGGGCCCGTTCGGCGGCGCAATTGCCCATGGTTTGCTGACGCTTTCACTGCTACCGCATTTCATGCACCAGCTCTATCGCGTCGACAACGTCGCATTGGCCGTCAATTACGGTTATAACAAGGTGCGATTCATCACACCGGTCAAGGTCGGAGCAAACGTTCGGGCGGGTGCGGTCATTTCGAAAGTCGACGAGCTGGACGGTGCCGTTCAGGCGACCGTGACAGTAACCGTCGAAATCGAGGGATCGGATAAGCCGGCGGCCGTGGTCGAGTCGATCGTGCGAATCATCGGATGA